The Naumovozyma castellii chromosome 2, complete genome sequence CATTATGTAAATAAGCATGTGGaatctttaataattttaaaatcttaCCCAAATTACAACTTATCTCACCATATGTCTGTTTAAAGATCCTCTCGGTATCAAGCGCAAACACTATTACAGGTGACATGGTCGGAAACTCTCGcagtttctttttcttagaATCAGCAACTTTCTTATTATTCcgttttgattttgattttgacTTTGACTTTGACTTTGactttgattttgattttgattttgaattatgCTCCTTTTCTTTCCACTCTGATTCtttttcatccttttcttcacCAACTTTCTTATTATTCGAATGCACCTTGAAACTGACTTTTGGAATATTCACCCCAACATTCGCTAGCCACTCTAAATCTCCAGATACATGATGACCAACAAATGCTCTACACCAAGTGAAATCTTCCTCTGTCTTTGGAATCATATAGAAATTAAtcaaagattgaagaaaattgacACACTCTTGTAGCGTTAATACAATACTTTCCCCCATTAAAAAGCAATCCTTAAAATCGcaaatcattttcttatttctcaaatttaagacttcattaataattaaaTGGTATGTTCTAATATTGGGAGTCACagtaaaaatattttcacGAGGATCATAGATGGAAATACCAATCTCAGttataatttcttgattaAATTCAAAGGCTTCCACATCAAGGGACATACAAatagttttattttcagaAATGAGATGAATGCTATCagttaaatattcaaattcagGAGAACCAGGTATAGCGTATACCTGTggataataattcatttcGACCTGTTTCATAGCAAGTTTAAAATCTCTTTGAACCATTTTGATGCTATCAACAATTTGCTGCTTCTCCTCTATTTCCTTTGCATCTTTCTCATCTTCAGAATCGACGTActcatcaccatcattaCCAGTATCATCATCCTgctcttcttgttcttcttgttcttcttcatcattggcttccttatttttcttcaatcttctttgaaatcttcTCTGTTTTGCTCTTAACAAATCTAATTCAATGGAACGGGGGACATCAGGAACAGGTCCATTACTTTGTGCCCATTCAACTGtagcttcttcaatagCCTCTTCAATCccaattttttgtttaataatcATTTTAGAAAATCTCCTTGCCAAATCGATCAAATAACCATTCAATCGTTCTTGGAACTTGACATTATCGTTAGGTACATATTCAATATCtcttaattctttgaaatacGGTATGTCGTCTTGATAACTATC is a genomic window containing:
- the GFD2 gene encoding Gfd2p (ancestral locus Anc_1.37), with protein sequence MSDSEKLDIADIRDHYRSPSDSKRCHSPEHHQSSISTVETSLSNKISLNKLPIIKVRNHPKNGYHALDEQIGASKMGTGMNQYRNAMKKLKSPLATVTDSYQDDIPYFKELRDIEYVPNDNVKFQERLNGYLIDLARRFSKMIIKQKIGIEEAIEEATVEWAQSNGPVPDVPRSIELDLLRAKQRRFQRRLKKNKEANDEEEQEEQEEQDDDTGNDGDEYVDSEDEKDAKEIEEKQQIVDSIKMVQRDFKLAMKQVEMNYYPQVYAIPGSPEFEYLTDSIHLISENKTICMSLDVEAFEFNQEIITEIGISIYDPRENIFTVTPNIRTYHLIINEVLNLRNKKMICDFKDCFLMGESIVLTLQECVNFLQSLINFYMIPKTEEDFTWCRAFVGHHVSGDLEWLANVGVNIPKVSFKVHSNNKKVGEEKDEKESEWKEKEHNSKSKSKSKSKSKSKSKSKSKRNNKKVADSKKKKLREFPTMSPVIVFALDTERIFKQTYGEISCNLGKILKLLKIPHAYLHNAGNDSFYTLHLILKLCDFNFRRMNGLDELDLMASRIRDWIRRDKEESNILPMSYAASVLDVIKSDQKREEAKIAKELAHEQGYDLNDDDNEDDDIRYESRGRGKGYRRIKKKDLVMQTEFGGSEWYPDAETAFLSSL